From the genome of Blautia pseudococcoides, one region includes:
- a CDS encoding aminoacyl-histidine dipeptidase yields MSVLENLKPERVFHYFEEITKIPHGSGNTQGISDYLADFAKAHGLRYIQDESGNVIIFKEAAGGYENAPAVILQGHVDMVCEKLPNSTHDFTKDPLTLFVEGDVIHADGTTLGGDNGIAVAYELAILEDDKLQHPAIEAVFTVDEEIGLLGASALDTTSMKGKYLINLDSEEEGILWAGCAGGMTSISELPVKYQERTGICYDIKVDGLLGGHSGAEIDKIRANATLLMARFLHEFREYGEFGLISLNGGQKDNAIPRQAQASVLVEAEDGERLVSYAEEFTQMLRKEYTGTDEGITVTAACKGEKSAQVLHPVSQEKVIFFLVNYPNGIQKMCGFIEGLVETSCNVGVTRLTEACLTCSASVRSSAGSAKKALGQKIQYLTEFLGGEYHVEGDYPSWEYRQDSVLRPLMVQVYKEMFQEEPAVQVIHAGLECGLFYEKIPGLDCISIGPDMKDIHTSEETLSISSTARVYEYLLEVLKRLK; encoded by the coding sequence ATGTCAGTATTAGAGAATCTGAAACCGGAAAGAGTTTTTCATTATTTTGAGGAGATTACAAAAATTCCCCATGGCTCTGGGAATACGCAGGGGATCAGTGATTATCTTGCGGATTTTGCCAAGGCGCATGGACTTCGTTATATTCAGGATGAAAGCGGGAATGTGATCATATTTAAGGAGGCTGCCGGCGGATATGAGAATGCTCCGGCGGTGATTCTGCAGGGACATGTGGATATGGTCTGTGAGAAGCTTCCAAACAGTACCCATGATTTTACAAAAGACCCGCTCACACTTTTTGTTGAGGGGGATGTGATACATGCGGACGGCACTACGCTGGGTGGTGATAACGGGATTGCTGTAGCCTATGAGCTGGCTATTTTGGAGGATGATAAACTGCAGCATCCGGCCATTGAGGCTGTGTTTACCGTGGATGAGGAGATTGGACTTTTGGGAGCATCTGCTCTGGATACGACTTCCATGAAAGGGAAGTATCTGATCAATCTGGACTCTGAGGAGGAGGGGATTCTCTGGGCAGGCTGTGCGGGCGGTATGACAAGTATTAGTGAGCTGCCTGTAAAGTATCAGGAGAGAACAGGGATTTGCTATGATATTAAGGTGGATGGACTTCTGGGCGGCCACTCCGGGGCAGAGATTGATAAAATAAGGGCAAACGCCACACTGCTTATGGCAAGGTTTCTCCATGAGTTCAGAGAGTATGGGGAGTTTGGACTTATTTCCCTAAATGGCGGACAAAAGGATAATGCGATTCCCCGTCAGGCACAGGCTTCTGTACTGGTGGAAGCAGAAGATGGGGAAAGGCTGGTAAGCTATGCCGAAGAATTTACGCAGATGCTCAGAAAAGAATATACAGGTACGGATGAGGGAATCACGGTGACGGCTGCGTGTAAGGGCGAGAAGAGCGCACAGGTGCTTCACCCTGTAAGCCAGGAAAAAGTCATCTTCTTCCTTGTAAACTATCCAAACGGTATTCAGAAGATGTGCGGATTTATTGAGGGACTTGTGGAGACATCCTGCAATGTGGGTGTTACCAGACTGACGGAGGCGTGTTTGACCTGCTCCGCCAGTGTGAGAAGCTCCGCAGGTTCAGCGAAAAAAGCACTGGGTCAGAAAATACAGTATCTGACGGAATTTTTAGGCGGTGAGTATCATGTGGAAGGGGATTATCCTTCCTGGGAGTATCGTCAGGATTCTGTTCTGCGTCCGCTGATGGTCCAGGTTTACAAAGAAATGTTTCAGGAGGAGCCTGCTGTACAGGTGATCCATGCGGGTCTGGAATGCGGATTGTTCTACGAGAAGATTCCGGGACTTGACTGTATTTCCATAGGACCGGATATGAAGGATATCCATACTTCTGAGGAGACACTTTCCATCTCCTCCACAGCCAGAGTCTATGAATATCTGCTGGAAGTATTAAAAAGATTGAAATGA
- a CDS encoding FtsX-like permease family protein has product MKKNALAKDFFMEIKKTRNRFLSIMLIAALGVAFFAGVRAAAPDMNMSADLLYDKSNFMDIRVLGDLGLTEKDIEAIRDIKGVENVRGGYSADVLCSTEEAQLVVRMMSANDHINKITVKQGRMPKKPNECLADERFLSLSGYKVGDTVTVKSGTDDDIGDTLAVTEYKIVGSGTTAYYLSLDRGTSKIGNGELSSFLVIPPESFSLEVYTEAVIRVAGAGELLSGSEKYEDTVKEVEDRLEAIADGRCKIRYESVRREGQEKLDDASAEIEENRKKLADAKKELDDGEKELTDAEQKLADAKEELKTARDKLTDGEAQLADGQAQVADGESQIAEGWNSYYENASTLKEKTQELEDARAQTADGEQQIAEGWQEIGTQKAALADGRSQIEEGKAQIAQSKQKLNDGIAQTKNGIAQVEQKIQEIEAGLPAVQNGITEVTDGISQVEAALADLQQKQAAVRDGIAQLEEQLAALPPEAEDIRQQLEAQLGQAREQEAALAAGITAAGEKQTGLQSTLQQLQEQKEQMDQGLLVLKEQQNTLPVTLEDLQKQLAQVEEQEKTLASKEAELGAGENQLAQAEELIKEKEQELEAGKFQVEEGAVQLADGEDQLDEARALLESKETELASAKNQLIQSKKELDDGKAQLADGEKEIADGESEIEENRQKLADGRREYEDKKADADERIADARQKVADGQKELDELDVPEWHVLNRDHIQTYVEYEQDADRIKAIGDVFPAIFFLVASLICLTTMTRMVEEERTQIGTLKALGYSKLSIAAKYLCYALLASLIGSLAGLVAGQKILPPVIINAYGILYNNLPEVVAPLHVGYSVSSTLLAIACTTAAAGIACYKELMSTPATLMRPAAPKSGKRVLLERVGIIWNHLSFTNKSTVRNLFRYKKRFFMTVLGIGGCMGLLLVGFGVKDSVRSIGTIQYNDLLSYHAEVVLEDKVTQEEKDEVVKAMEKDKDIKSFMAVYKTSMDIENVKEDVTKSAYVMVPEDAKEFKKYADLRSRTTKEHYELSDDGIIISEKLAKLLDVKEGDTVVLKEEETDRFEVKVSHITENYFLHYIYISPKLYSQVFGETPEFVDYLTINSSTESSFEDSMQEKYMAYDQVSEVSFITKTADRIANMLKSLDTVIYVLVIAAGLLAFVVLYNLNNINISERIRELATLKVLGFYDMEVSRYVLRENVCLTLIGCFLGIFFGKILHRFVILTAETDIMMFGRDIEIISFVYSILITLFFSAVVNFFMHFRLKKVDMVESMKSVE; this is encoded by the coding sequence ATGAAGAAAAATGCATTAGCAAAAGATTTTTTTATGGAGATAAAAAAGACCAGGAACCGGTTTCTGTCCATTATGCTCATTGCAGCACTGGGCGTTGCTTTTTTTGCCGGTGTGAGGGCAGCGGCTCCGGATATGAATATGTCGGCAGACCTTCTGTATGACAAGAGCAATTTCATGGATATCCGCGTACTGGGCGACCTGGGTCTTACAGAGAAAGACATAGAGGCGATCCGGGATATAAAGGGTGTGGAGAATGTGCGGGGCGGCTACAGTGCCGATGTGCTCTGCAGTACAGAGGAAGCACAGCTTGTAGTCCGCATGATGTCGGCCAATGACCATATCAACAAGATAACAGTAAAACAGGGCCGTATGCCAAAAAAACCAAACGAATGCCTTGCGGACGAACGGTTTTTAAGCCTTTCAGGCTATAAGGTAGGGGATACGGTCACTGTAAAATCCGGTACGGATGACGATATCGGGGATACACTTGCGGTCACAGAATATAAAATTGTGGGAAGCGGAACCACTGCCTATTATCTCAGTCTGGACAGAGGAACCAGCAAGATAGGAAACGGGGAGCTGAGCAGCTTCCTGGTTATTCCTCCGGAAAGCTTTTCCCTGGAAGTGTATACAGAGGCCGTGATACGTGTAGCAGGAGCCGGAGAACTCTTGTCAGGATCTGAGAAGTACGAGGATACGGTAAAAGAAGTGGAAGACCGGCTGGAAGCCATTGCAGACGGCCGTTGTAAGATCCGCTATGAGTCGGTTCGCCGGGAAGGTCAGGAAAAACTGGATGATGCGTCCGCGGAGATAGAGGAGAACCGGAAGAAGCTTGCGGATGCAAAAAAGGAACTGGATGACGGAGAAAAAGAACTCACGGATGCGGAACAAAAACTTGCGGATGCAAAAGAGGAATTAAAAACCGCCAGGGACAAATTGACTGACGGGGAAGCCCAGCTTGCAGACGGCCAGGCACAGGTGGCGGATGGTGAGAGCCAGATCGCAGAGGGATGGAACTCCTATTATGAAAATGCGTCCACTCTGAAAGAAAAGACGCAGGAACTGGAAGATGCCCGGGCGCAGACTGCAGACGGTGAGCAGCAGATTGCGGAGGGCTGGCAGGAAATTGGCACACAAAAAGCAGCGCTTGCGGATGGTCGAAGCCAGATCGAGGAGGGGAAAGCCCAGATAGCCCAGAGCAAACAAAAGCTGAATGACGGAATCGCACAGACAAAAAACGGTATTGCCCAGGTAGAGCAGAAAATCCAGGAGATAGAGGCAGGTCTGCCTGCTGTCCAAAACGGTATTACAGAGGTTACGGATGGCATCAGCCAGGTGGAAGCAGCACTAGCGGATCTGCAGCAGAAACAGGCGGCTGTCCGGGATGGGATTGCCCAGTTAGAAGAGCAGCTTGCCGCTTTGCCCCCTGAGGCGGAGGATATCCGGCAGCAGTTAGAAGCCCAGCTTGGTCAGGCGAGAGAGCAGGAGGCAGCACTTGCAGCAGGAATCACAGCCGCTGGGGAGAAGCAAACCGGCCTTCAGTCAACTCTGCAGCAGCTTCAGGAACAGAAGGAACAGATGGATCAGGGCCTTCTGGTACTCAAAGAGCAGCAGAATACCCTGCCAGTCACATTGGAGGATCTTCAAAAGCAGTTAGCCCAGGTGGAGGAGCAGGAAAAGACCTTGGCATCCAAGGAGGCAGAGCTTGGGGCGGGGGAGAACCAGTTGGCCCAGGCGGAGGAACTCATCAAGGAGAAGGAGCAGGAGCTGGAAGCTGGAAAGTTTCAGGTGGAGGAAGGTGCAGTCCAGCTGGCTGACGGAGAAGATCAGCTAGATGAGGCCAGGGCACTTCTGGAATCCAAGGAAACAGAGCTTGCAAGCGCCAAAAACCAGCTCATCCAGTCAAAAAAAGAACTGGATGACGGAAAAGCACAGCTTGCGGACGGAGAAAAAGAAATCGCAGACGGGGAGTCTGAGATTGAGGAGAACCGGCAGAAGCTTGCGGATGGACGCAGAGAATACGAAGATAAAAAAGCCGATGCCGACGAGAGGATAGCGGATGCCCGGCAAAAAGTTGCGGATGGGCAGAAGGAACTGGACGAACTGGATGTGCCGGAATGGCACGTTCTCAACCGTGATCACATACAGACTTATGTGGAGTACGAGCAGGATGCTGACAGGATCAAGGCTATCGGGGATGTATTTCCGGCAATCTTTTTCCTGGTTGCATCCCTCATATGCCTGACCACCATGACCCGCATGGTGGAGGAAGAGAGAACCCAGATCGGCACCTTGAAGGCGCTGGGATATAGTAAGTTATCCATAGCGGCAAAATATTTGTGTTATGCCCTCCTGGCGTCTCTTATAGGCAGCCTGGCGGGGCTGGTGGCAGGGCAGAAGATACTGCCGCCTGTCATTATCAATGCTTATGGCATTCTTTATAATAACCTTCCTGAGGTAGTGGCACCCCTTCATGTGGGGTATTCCGTGTCATCCACACTTCTGGCTATTGCCTGCACCACAGCCGCAGCCGGAATCGCCTGTTATAAAGAGCTTATGTCCACACCTGCAACACTGATGCGGCCAGCAGCTCCAAAGTCAGGAAAAAGAGTGCTGCTGGAACGGGTGGGGATCATCTGGAATCACTTAAGCTTTACCAACAAATCCACAGTCCGCAACCTGTTCCGTTATAAGAAGCGGTTTTTCATGACTGTGCTGGGCATCGGCGGATGCATGGGACTTCTGCTGGTGGGATTCGGCGTCAAGGATTCTGTCCGTTCCATTGGCACGATCCAGTATAATGACCTGCTGTCCTATCATGCAGAGGTGGTTCTGGAGGATAAGGTGACACAGGAGGAAAAGGACGAAGTGGTGAAAGCCATGGAGAAGGATAAGGACATCAAATCATTCATGGCAGTTTACAAGACATCCATGGATATTGAAAACGTGAAAGAGGATGTGACGAAAAGCGCCTATGTCATGGTCCCGGAAGATGCAAAAGAATTCAAAAAATATGCTGACCTGCGCAGCCGCACAACAAAAGAACATTATGAGCTGTCAGATGACGGGATCATCATATCGGAAAAACTGGCAAAGCTGCTGGATGTGAAGGAAGGCGACACGGTGGTCCTGAAAGAGGAGGAGACGGACCGTTTTGAAGTGAAGGTTTCCCATATTACAGAGAATTATTTCCTTCATTACATTTACATTTCACCCAAACTGTACAGCCAGGTGTTCGGTGAAACGCCGGAATTTGTGGATTATCTTACGATCAATAGCTCCACGGAAAGTTCTTTTGAAGATAGTATGCAGGAAAAATATATGGCATATGACCAGGTGTCCGAAGTGTCTTTTATCACCAAAACAGCGGACAGGATCGCCAATATGCTGAAAAGCCTTGATACGGTCATCTATGTACTGGTCATCGCTGCAGGCCTGCTGGCGTTTGTTGTATTATATAATCTGAATAACATTAATATCAGTGAGCGGATCCGGGAGCTGGCTACTTTAAAGGTCCTTGGATTTTATGATATGGAAGTATCCAGATATGTACTCAGAGAGAATGTCTGCCTGACGCTTATTGGGTGTTTTCTGGGGATTTTCTTTGGAAAAATCCTGCATAGGTTTGTGATCCTCACAGCGGAAACGGATATTATGATGTTCGGCAGAGACATTGAAATCATCAGTTTTGTGTACAGTATCCTGATTACTTTATTCTTTTCAGCAGTGGTAAATTTCTTCATGCATTTCCGCCTAAAAAAGGTGGATATGGTGGAGTCCATGAAAAGTGTGGAGTAA
- the coaD gene encoding pantetheine-phosphate adenylyltransferase, whose protein sequence is MVRAIYPGSFDPATFGHLDVIKRAAELFDEVIVGVLMNSEKSPLFSVEERVNILKKVTADIPNLKVTSFSGLSVNFARSCDAKVIIRGLRAITDFEYELQMAQTNRVLARDVDTMFLTTSLEYAYLSSTTVKEAAYFGADISKFVPEYVVEKVREKFAQKEKK, encoded by the coding sequence ATGGTGAGAGCAATATATCCGGGCAGCTTTGACCCGGCAACTTTTGGACATCTGGACGTGATAAAGAGGGCAGCGGAGCTTTTTGATGAGGTGATTGTTGGAGTTTTGATGAATTCTGAAAAAAGTCCGTTGTTTTCTGTCGAAGAACGTGTTAATATATTAAAGAAAGTGACGGCGGATATCCCGAACCTGAAAGTGACATCATTTTCAGGGCTGTCGGTGAATTTCGCAAGAAGCTGTGATGCCAAGGTGATTATCCGCGGTCTGCGGGCAATTACTGATTTTGAATATGAACTGCAGATGGCACAGACCAACCGGGTGCTTGCCAGGGATGTGGATACCATGTTTCTGACTACCAGCCTGGAATATGCCTACTTAAGTTCCACCACTGTAAAAGAAGCCGCCTATTTCGGCGCGGATATATCTAAGTTCGTTCCGGAGTACGTCGTTGAAAAAGTGAGAGAAAAATTCGCACAGAAGGAAAAAAAGTAA
- a CDS encoding DUF6465 family protein produces the protein MPIKKSTTKAAATEAVKTTTDEKKTEAVTAAEPVKTAKTTEKKQPVKRAAAKKAVAEKKAAVKPAAKAAEAKKCVYVQCMGSEYKVEDIENSVKKAWMDETGKKESDIKEMQIYIKPEENAAYYVINKEYKEGGNKVDL, from the coding sequence ATGCCTATTAAGAAATCAACGACAAAAGCAGCAGCAACAGAGGCTGTGAAGACAACGACCGACGAGAAAAAGACAGAAGCAGTAACCGCTGCAGAACCAGTGAAAACTGCGAAAACCACAGAGAAAAAACAGCCTGTAAAACGTGCCGCTGCAAAGAAAGCCGTAGCTGAGAAAAAAGCTGCTGTAAAACCTGCTGCAAAGGCTGCAGAAGCAAAGAAATGTGTTTATGTTCAGTGCATGGGCAGTGAATACAAGGTTGAAGATATTGAGAACAGTGTAAAAAAAGCATGGATGGACGAGACCGGAAAAAAAGAGAGCGACATCAAAGAAATGCAGATTTACATCAAACCGGAAGAGAATGCCGCTTACTATGTGATCAACAAGGAATACAAAGAAGGCGGAAATAAAGTAGATTTATAA
- a CDS encoding GTP pyrophosphokinase produces MEIHLWRELLIPYELAVKELVIKFNHLKKEHKEKDLYSPIEQVSGRVKTINSILEKMQRKNISWADLEEKVEDIAGIRVICQFYEDIEKVAEIIRKRRDMQVVEEKDYLTHMKESGYRSYHMIVLYHVETLDGPKEIRAEIQIRTLAMNFWATIEHSLQYKYKGNMPLHLKARLNHAAQSILLLDEEMSSVRSEVMDAQNSMLHQSNLVTGILNNIENLYHYSNKREVAKIQDEFYRIYETKDLSRLERFHRELDIIAEGYRAQAVATEEIM; encoded by the coding sequence ATGGAGATACATTTATGGCGTGAACTGCTGATTCCGTATGAACTTGCTGTCAAAGAGCTGGTTATCAAATTTAACCATCTGAAGAAGGAGCACAAAGAAAAGGACCTGTACTCCCCCATCGAGCAAGTAAGCGGAAGAGTCAAAACAATTAACAGTATTCTGGAGAAAATGCAGAGAAAAAATATATCCTGGGCAGACCTGGAGGAGAAGGTGGAAGATATCGCCGGCATCCGGGTCATCTGCCAGTTTTATGAAGATATTGAAAAAGTAGCAGAGATAATAAGAAAGCGCCGGGATATGCAGGTGGTGGAGGAGAAGGATTATCTCACACACATGAAAGAGAGTGGATACAGAAGCTATCATATGATCGTTCTGTATCATGTGGAGACTTTAGACGGCCCAAAAGAGATCAGGGCTGAGATTCAGATCCGTACCCTTGCCATGAATTTCTGGGCAACCATTGAACATTCCCTGCAGTACAAGTACAAGGGAAATATGCCGCTTCATTTAAAGGCGCGGCTGAACCATGCGGCCCAGTCCATTCTGCTTTTGGATGAAGAAATGTCATCTGTACGCAGTGAGGTTATGGACGCACAGAATTCCATGCTGCACCAGTCGAATCTGGTGACCGGAATCCTGAATAATATTGAGAATCTATACCACTACTCCAACAAGCGGGAAGTGGCAAAAATACAGGATGAATTTTACCGGATCTATGAGACAAAGGATTTGTCCAGGCTGGAGAGGTTCCACCGGGAACTGGATATTATCGCTGAGGGCTATCGGGCCCAGGCAGTGGCTACAGAAGAGATTATGTAA
- a CDS encoding methylglyoxal synthase yields MNVGIIAHNSKKPLIEDFCIAYKNILAKHQVYATGTTGRRIEEVTNLHVHKFLPGSMGGDKQFTEMIERGDIDMVIFFYNPAMIDQKEPDVYQISRCCDQYNIPIATNIATAESLILGLDHGDLDWRLSK; encoded by the coding sequence ATGAATGTTGGTATTATAGCGCACAACAGTAAAAAACCTCTGATTGAAGATTTTTGTATTGCTTATAAGAATATTCTGGCAAAACACCAGGTCTATGCCACCGGGACAACGGGCAGAAGGATTGAGGAAGTGACCAATCTGCATGTTCACAAGTTCCTTCCGGGAAGCATGGGCGGAGATAAGCAGTTTACAGAAATGATAGAGCGGGGAGATATAGATATGGTGATCTTTTTCTATAACCCGGCTATGATCGATCAGAAAGAACCGGATGTCTACCAGATTTCCCGGTGCTGTGACCAGTACAATATCCCTATCGCTACGAATATCGCTACAGCAGAATCCCTGATTCTGGGACTTGACCATGGTGATCTGGATTGGCGGCTGAGTAAGTAG
- a CDS encoding sporulation protein translates to MKRSLSLLPFLIMLAFLLLFPDTSFTCAASGLMLWFETLLPSLLPFMIISNLLIKTDLLKNWIRIPAGLWHRFFALSCDGAYALILGLVCGYPMGAKVTADLYLEKRISKKEAEYLLTFANHPGPSFLSSYVCLQALGQKALILPTYGIIYLANYLCCLLFRRRADRQAIAADSDDHAENKRNEKEISIQSPVGEILDTSIMNGFESITKLGGYIILFSVFQGVIKKVFAPLGPVMYLMCGITEMTTGITALAGTGWDLTILYPMLLGITAFGGICVAAQTKSMLAGTDLSFGPYIWAKIVNFLLTGLLAILFIEII, encoded by the coding sequence ATGAAACGCTCCCTCTCCCTGCTCCCCTTCCTTATTATGCTTGCATTCCTCCTCCTATTCCCGGACACCTCCTTCACCTGCGCAGCCTCCGGCCTGATGCTTTGGTTTGAAACCCTGCTGCCTTCCCTGCTGCCCTTTATGATCATCTCAAACCTGCTGATCAAGACTGACCTGCTGAAAAACTGGATCCGTATCCCCGCCGGACTGTGGCACCGCTTTTTCGCCCTCTCCTGTGACGGTGCCTACGCTCTGATCCTTGGCCTTGTTTGCGGCTATCCCATGGGCGCCAAAGTGACTGCTGACCTCTACCTGGAAAAACGTATTTCCAAAAAAGAGGCCGAATACCTGCTCACCTTTGCCAACCACCCCGGTCCCTCCTTCCTATCTTCCTATGTCTGTCTGCAGGCCCTTGGCCAGAAGGCACTGATCCTGCCTACCTATGGCATCATCTATCTTGCCAACTATCTGTGCTGCCTCCTTTTCCGAAGGAGAGCCGACCGCCAGGCCATTGCCGCTGATTCTGACGATCATGCAGAAAACAAAAGAAACGAAAAAGAGATATCCATCCAATCCCCCGTGGGAGAAATTCTGGATACCTCTATTATGAACGGATTTGAGTCCATCACAAAACTGGGAGGATATATCATCCTCTTTTCTGTCTTCCAGGGTGTCATTAAAAAGGTATTTGCACCTTTAGGGCCTGTTATGTATCTCATGTGCGGCATCACAGAAATGACCACCGGCATCACTGCCCTGGCAGGTACTGGCTGGGACCTTACGATCCTGTACCCTATGCTGCTGGGGATCACTGCCTTCGGCGGAATCTGCGTTGCAGCTCAGACAAAATCCATGCTTGCGGGAACAGACCTTTCCTTCGGGCCTTACATATGGGCAAAAATCGTCAACTTTCTGCTCACAGGCCTTCTGGCAATTTTATTCATCGAAATCATCTAA
- a CDS encoding alpha/beta-type small acid-soluble spore protein yields MSNTNSSNSAAVPEAKSALNRFKYEVANELGVPLTDGYNGNLTSKQNGSVGGYMVKKMIEAQERQMSSGGSTPMSNGSTQL; encoded by the coding sequence ATGTCTAACACAAATTCTTCTAACAGCGCAGCAGTACCCGAAGCAAAGAGTGCATTAAACCGTTTTAAATATGAGGTAGCCAATGAGTTAGGTGTACCGCTTACAGACGGTTACAACGGAAACCTGACTTCCAAACAGAACGGTTCTGTTGGTGGTTATATGGTTAAGAAAATGATCGAAGCACAGGAAAGACAGATGTCAAGCGGAGGATCCACTCCGATGTCTAACGGTTCTACTCAGCTTTAA
- a CDS encoding ATPase: MSSRIEQIIEEIEEYVESCKYQPLSTTKIVVNKEELEELLRELRMKTPDEIKRYQKIISNKDAILADAQAKADTIIAETKVQVQEMVKESEVMQQAYAQANETVNTANRQAQEIIDAATNDANNLRLSAISYTDEMMANMGQIMANTLEDAGAKYNEFVRSLQASLDVINRNRSELQPQLGGAAPVQETAPTESVSLDDDDLDDFDE; this comes from the coding sequence ATGAGTAGCAGAATTGAACAGATTATCGAAGAAATTGAAGAATATGTAGAGAGCTGCAAATATCAGCCATTGTCCACCACCAAAATCGTAGTGAACAAGGAAGAATTAGAAGAACTTCTTCGTGAACTGCGTATGAAAACTCCGGATGAGATCAAGAGATACCAGAAGATCATCAGTAACAAAGATGCCATCCTGGCAGATGCCCAGGCTAAGGCAGATACCATTATTGCTGAGACTAAAGTTCAGGTACAGGAGATGGTAAAGGAGTCTGAGGTGATGCAGCAGGCATACGCACAGGCCAATGAGACAGTGAATACCGCTAACCGTCAGGCTCAGGAGATCATTGACGCGGCAACCAATGATGCCAATAACCTGCGTCTCAGTGCAATTTCCTATACAGATGAAATGATGGCTAATATGGGCCAGATCATGGCCAACACTCTTGAGGATGCAGGCGCAAAATACAACGAGTTTGTCCGTTCCCTGCAGGCTTCTCTGGATGTGATCAACAGAAACAGAAGCGAACTGCAGCCCCAGCTTGGAGGAGCAGCGCCGGTACAGGAAACTGCACCGACAGAGAGCGTATCTTTGGACGATGATGATTTAGATGATTTCGATGAATAA
- a CDS encoding M23 family metallopeptidase, with protein MRKWILFFLILVFADVFAISSLKEHVSLETLREAGIPVQEMEKAGMSSEEMELFLPFWQDMEYFPLAVCPVEKEDPFSFADTWMEERNYGGKRKHEGCDIFGKAMLSGYYPVISVTDGTVEKVGWLPLGGWRIGIRSPGGGYFYYAHLSGYGREFREGEAVKAGELLGFLGDSGYGEEGTRGKFAPHLHMGLYVRYGSEEEYALNPYPVLVYLKNHTKEISY; from the coding sequence GTGCGGAAATGGATACTGTTTTTTCTGATTTTGGTGTTTGCAGATGTTTTTGCCATCAGTTCCCTGAAAGAACATGTTTCCCTGGAAACCCTGCGGGAAGCCGGGATTCCTGTTCAGGAGATGGAGAAAGCAGGTATGTCTTCTGAGGAGATGGAACTTTTTCTGCCTTTTTGGCAGGATATGGAGTATTTTCCTCTTGCCGTTTGCCCTGTGGAAAAGGAAGATCCGTTTTCTTTTGCGGATACCTGGATGGAGGAGCGGAATTATGGGGGAAAACGGAAACATGAAGGCTGCGATATTTTCGGTAAAGCAATGCTTTCCGGGTATTACCCTGTCATCAGTGTCACAGACGGAACTGTGGAGAAGGTGGGATGGCTCCCCTTGGGAGGCTGGAGGATTGGAATCCGAAGTCCGGGAGGAGGCTATTTTTATTATGCCCATCTGAGTGGTTACGGCAGGGAATTTCGGGAGGGGGAAGCTGTGAAAGCAGGAGAGCTTCTGGGGTTTCTGGGTGACAGCGGATATGGTGAAGAGGGGACACGCGGGAAGTTTGCACCCCATTTACATATGGGATTATACGTGAGATACGGTAGTGAGGAGGAATATGCCTTAAATCCGTATCCTGTGCTTGTATACCTGAAGAATCATACAAAGGAGATAAGTTACTGA